AATAATCTAAAACACCTGCCTGATACAAGAGGTACGCTGATTTTTGCCGGCAAAAAAAATGAAGTCATAATCCTCGATAAGACAAATGCCAATACAGCTGAAAATATTGCCAGGCAGGTTTTCGCCAAAATTCCTGGTATCAATATATGGGACTTTGATGGCAGCGGACTGCAAACAAGTATTTCAACGCGTGGATTGAATCCGCACAGGTCGTGGGAATTTAATATCAGGCAGAATGGATACAATGTAAATTCTGATCTCTTTGGCTATCCTGAATCACATTACAATCCACCTACAGAAGCCTTGCACGCTATTGAGCTCGTAAGGGGAGGAGCCTCACTTCAATTTGGTCCCCAGTTTGGAGGCATGCTGAATTATGTTATTAAAGATGGACCCACAGATCGCAATGTTGGTTATGAATCAAGGCAGACGCTGGGTTCATCCGGCACCTTCAATTCCTATAATGCACTTGGCGGGCAGGTTGGAAAGTTGAATTATTATGCATTTTATAATTATCGCAGATCGAACGGATACAGGCCGAACAGCCAGTATTATTCTTATGCTTATTATGCGGGTTTACACTATAGATTCAATGAAAAAATAAAGCTGGGTTTTGAATTCTCCCGATATTATTATGTGAACCAAACAGCGGGAGGCTTGTCAGATGCGCAGTTTCAAACAGATCCCTATCAGTCAACCAGGGGTAGAAATTACTTTCAGCCGAATTTGAACATTCCAGCTCTTACGCTGGATGTGGCATTCTCTCAGGATACCAAGCTCAGTCTGAAATCAAACTATTTCATTGGTCAGAGAAACAGTGTCATGTTTATTGCTTCTCCTTTAATTCCAGATTCAATCAATCCGTTGACACTTAAATATGCGCCGCGTCAGGTGGACCGCGATTATTACCACAGCCTCACAAATGAAATGCGGTTGCTTCATAATTATTCACTCGCAAAGACAAGCAATACTATTTCCGGTGGTTTGCGATTCAGCGATGCCCATACGCACCGCCAGCAAAAGGGACAGGGAACCACAGGAACCGATTTCGATCTTTCCCTGATTGCTCCGTATCAATTGGATCTCGATTTCACCACTTTCAACTATACTTTATATGCCGAAAATATTTTCAGGCCTTTTGAGAAATTTTCTATTACCCCTGGCTTGCGTTACGAAATTATTGATACTAAAGTTTCCGGGAATACGAACTACGACTTCAATCCCAGTGATTACACTAAAACCCGAAACCAGTTGCTTGCCGGGCTTGGGCTTCAGTACAAAATAAATGAGCTGAATACCATTTACGCAAACTGGTCTCAGGCATTCCGCCCGATGCTTTATAGTGATTTAATTCCTTCTGCTACGCTTGATACCGTAGATCGCAATTTAAAAGATGCTCACGGATATAACAGTGACATTGGCATCCGGA
This is a stretch of genomic DNA from Chitinophagales bacterium. It encodes these proteins:
- a CDS encoding TonB-dependent receptor, yielding MIIKIRYAFIYIVLIIAFTSLSLAAFSQTTVKGVVVDKAGNTVNGATVHIKETNLLGATDSSGRFILQNVPKGYLTVAVSCIGYNPYVRQILVTDQKVYEEQFVLIPVAQMLDEVLVTAEKDYNNLKHLPDTRGTLIFAGKKNEVIILDKTNANTAENIARQVFAKIPGINIWDFDGSGLQTSISTRGLNPHRSWEFNIRQNGYNVNSDLFGYPESHYNPPTEALHAIELVRGGASLQFGPQFGGMLNYVIKDGPTDRNVGYESRQTLGSSGTFNSYNALGGQVGKLNYYAFYNYRRSNGYRPNSQYYSYAYYAGLHYRFNEKIKLGFEFSRYYYVNQTAGGLSDAQFQTDPYQSTRGRNYFQPNLNIPALTLDVAFSQDTKLSLKSNYFIGQRNSVMFIASPLIPDSINPLTLKYAPRQVDRDYYHSLTNEMRLLHNYSLAKTSNTISGGLRFSDAHTHRQQKGQGTTGTDFDLSLIAPYQLDLDFTTFNYTLYAENIFRPFEKFSITPGLRYEIIDTKVSGNTNYDFNPSDYTKTRNQLLAGLGLQYKINELNTIYANWSQAFRPMLYSDLIPSATLDTVDRNLKDAHGYNSDIGIRSNLNDILILDIDLFYMRYEDRLGSIGMLNGAGQSYLFKTNVGTTASAGVESFIEFHPTALKKTKSSIGDIAIFSSLAYDHAEYVKGAIAPNGVSLTGNTLENAPKWIIRSGLTWSYKWVSSTLEYSYVGKTFSDAANTVSSTNGIVGIVPSYGVTDWNTTIRFSRYNVNFGVNNLTNEKYFTRRISTYPGPGILPADGRTVHFSLGVEF